Proteins encoded within one genomic window of Lepidochelys kempii isolate rLepKem1 chromosome 11, rLepKem1.hap2, whole genome shotgun sequence:
- the PDK1 gene encoding pyruvate dehydrogenase (acetyl-transferring) kinase isozyme 1, mitochondrial isoform X1, which translates to MRLLRALLRGASLAGLLQQVDFYARFSPSPLSMKQFLDFGSENACEKTSFMFLRQELPVRLANIMKEISLLPDNLLKTPSVQLVQSWYVQSLQEILDFKDKRAEDSEVIHRFTDTVITIRNRHNDVIPTMAQGVIEYKESFGVDPVTCQNVQYFLDRFYMSRISIRMLLNQHSLLFGGKIKVNPAHPKHIGSINPNCNIVEVIKDGYENAKRLCDLYYMSSPELVLEELNAKSSGHPMQVVYVPSHLYHMVFELFKNAMRATMERYTDRSVYPPIQVHVILGNEDLTVKISDRGGGVPMRKIDRLFNYMYSTAPRPRVETSRATPLAGFGYGLPISRLYAQYFQGDLKLYSFEGYGTDAVIYIKALSTESIERLPVYNESAWKHYVENHEADDWCVPSSEPKDMTTFRSI; encoded by the exons GATCTGAAAATGCTTGTGAAAAGACTTCGTTCATGTTTTTGAGACAAGAGTTGCCTGTAAGATTGGCAAACATAATGAAAGAAATAAGTCTGCTTCCAGACAACCTGCTAAAGACACCTTCAGTTCAGCTGGTGCAGAGCTG GTATGTTCAGAGTCTTCAGGAAATCCTTGACTTTAAGGACAAAAGAGCAGAAGATTCAGAAGTTATTCATAG GTTTACAGATACTGTGATAACAATCCGGAACCGACACAATGATGTAATTCCTACAATGGCTCAAGGTGTGATTGAGTACAAGGAAAGCTTTGGTGTTGATCCAGTGACCTGTCAGAATGTGCAGTATTTTTTAGATCGTTTCTACATGAGTCGCATTTCAATCAGAATGCTCCTCAATCAACACT CTTTGCTGTTTGGTGGAAAAATTAAAGTTAATCCAGCTCATCCAAAACACATTGGAAGCATTAATCCTAACTGCAATATTGTTGAAGTTATTAAAG ATGGCTATGAAAATGCTAAGAGACTTTGTGATTTGTATTACATGAGCTCTCCAGAACTTGTGCTTGAAGAGTTGAATG CAAAATCATCAGGACACCCCATGCAAGTAGTATATGTACCATCCCATCTCTATCACATGGTTTTTGAACTTTTCAAG AATGCAATGAGAGCCACAATGGAACGCTATACTGATCGAAGCGTTTACCCTCCAATTCAAGTACACGTCATATTAGGCAATGAGGATTTAACTGTGAAG ATAAGCGACCGTGGTGGCGGTGTTCCTATGAGGAAAATTGACAGACTATTCAACTATATGTATTCAACTGCACCACGTCCCCGTGTTGAGACATCACGAGCAACACCTCTG GCTGGATTTGGTTATGGTTTGCCTATATCACGTCTGTACGCACAGTACTTCCAAGGAGATCTGAAACTATATTCCTTCGAGGGTTATGGTACAGATGCAGTTATCTACATAAAG GCTTTATCAACAGAATCAATCGAAAGGCTCCCTGTGTATAACGAATCAGCTTGGAAACATTATGTGGAAAACCATGAAGCAGATGACTGGTGTGTGCCAAGCAGTGAACCAAAGGACATGACCACATTCCGCAGTATATAA